A region from the Cannabis sativa cultivar Pink pepper isolate KNU-18-1 chromosome 9, ASM2916894v1, whole genome shotgun sequence genome encodes:
- the LOC115699276 gene encoding uncharacterized protein LOC115699276 isoform X1: protein MRRLGGVGAVVPLITDGQAEVQEKLELCTLQVAKNKLMKHVEDLTLRLQLEKLLLYGLMLQSGLAHFSGWRSRNEKRWTMRRDGLRVAFEASKFCNEGNKEAPHMGSPSADCFDLLVL, encoded by the exons ATGAGGAGACTTGGAGGAGTTGGGGCTGTTGTTCCTCTCATCACAGATGGTCAGGCTGAG GTGCAAGAGAAATTGGAGCTCTGCACTCTTCAGGTTGCCaaaaataaacttatgaaacacgTTGAAGATTTGACATTGAGATTACAACTAGAAAAACTG CTTCTTTATGGACTCATGCTGCAATCTGGCTTAGCTCATTTTAGTGGTTGGAGATCCAGAAATGAGAAGAGATGGACTATGAGAAGAGATGGACTGAGAGTGgcctttgaagcttcaaagttTTGCAATGAAGGTAATAAAGAAGCTCCTCACATGGGCAGCCCCAGTGCTGATTGTTTTGATCTCTTAGTACTctag
- the LOC115699276 gene encoding uncharacterized protein LOC115699276 isoform X2 yields the protein MRPRFPMCKVQEKLELCTLQVAKNKLMKHVEDLTLRLQLEKLLLYGLMLQSGLAHFSGWRSRNEKRWTMRRDGLRVAFEASKFCNEGNKEAPHMGSPSADCFDLLVL from the exons atga GACCACGCTTTCCGATGTGCAAG GTGCAAGAGAAATTGGAGCTCTGCACTCTTCAGGTTGCCaaaaataaacttatgaaacacgTTGAAGATTTGACATTGAGATTACAACTAGAAAAACTG CTTCTTTATGGACTCATGCTGCAATCTGGCTTAGCTCATTTTAGTGGTTGGAGATCCAGAAATGAGAAGAGATGGACTATGAGAAGAGATGGACTGAGAGTGgcctttgaagcttcaaagttTTGCAATGAAGGTAATAAAGAAGCTCCTCACATGGGCAGCCCCAGTGCTGATTGTTTTGATCTCTTAGTACTctag
- the LOC115699263 gene encoding tryptophan N-monooxygenase CYP79A68 encodes MEETTSIVMMIFFMSLLVIFVIKYLLHKIMNNDKPNSSSALTLLPPGPSPWPILGCIPGMLRNKSTYQWIHNLMKELDTDIACIRLGTSTHAISVTSPEIAREFLKKHDMVFASRPLTSVTRLISDDYKTIIFATWGEQWKKMRRVLVSNVFNRSTLAWLLHKRNEEADNLVRFVYNHSSAKSGGVVNVRIAAQQYSVGIMRKMMFGKRYFGKGRNDGGPGKEEEEHVEALLAMLSHIYAFSVSDYLPWLRWLDLDGHQKIVCKAMKVINKLHDPIINERIRDWREVEMESRIRESEDLLDVLISVKDSNGKPLLSEDEIRAQVMELFLTVVDNPYSAAEWALSEMLNQPEMLEKARTEIDSVVGNNITLLQESHIPQLPYIIACAREALRLHPVTAFNVPHVSTSDSTVAGYFIPKGSNVLLSRFGLGRNPTVWDQPMRFNPDRHLDEKHCDLGETDLRFISFTTGRRGCIGVELGTNMTVMLLGRLLQGFTWKIPHGMEKIDLSTEEGNSMFKAKPLCAHAVPRLNPSLYLSLG; translated from the exons ATGGAAGAAACCACTTCCATAGTCATGATGATATTTTTCATGTCATTGTTAGTAATATTTGTTATCAAATATTTACTCCACAAAATAATGAATAATGATAAGCCAAATAGTAGTAGTGCCCTAACACTACTTCCTCCCGGTCCTTCTCCTTGGCCAATTCTTGGATGCATTCCGGGGATGTTGCGAAACAAATCGACATACCAATGGATCCACAATCTCATGAAAGAATTGGACACAGATATTGCCTGTATCCGCCTCGGGACAAGTACTCATGCCATCTCTGTCACCTCTCCAGAGATTGCCAGAGAGTTCTTGAAGAAACACGATATGGTGTTCGCTTCAAGACCTCTCACAAGTGTCACTCGTTTAATCTCTGAtgattacaaaaccattatatTTGCAACGTGGGGTGAACAATGGAAGAAGATGAGGAGAGTACTCGTGTCTAATGTTTTCAACCGCTCTACACTTGCTTGGCTTCTTCATAAGAGAAATGAAGAAGCTGATAATCTTGTTCGCTTTGTTTATAACCACTCTTCTGCTAAAAGTGGAGGAGTGGTTAATGTTAGAATTGCGGCACAACAATACTCGGTAGGTATCATGAGAAAAATGATGTTTGGTAAAAGATATTTCGGAAAAGGAAGGAATGATGGAGGGCCTGGtaaagaagaagaggagcatgTTGAGGCTCTGCTTGCTATGCTTTCACACATATATGCCTTTTCTGTATCGGACTATCTTCCGTGGCTGCGATGGTTGGACTTAGATGGCCATCAAAAGATTGTTTGTAAAGCCATGAAAGTGATCAACAAGCTCCATGACCCCATAATCAATGAAAGAATTCGAGACTGGAGAGAGGTTGAGATGGAAAGTAGAATCCGGGAAAGTGAAGATTTGCTTGATGTTCTCATTTCGGTTAAAGATTCAAATGGGAAACCACTtttgtctgaggatgaaattcGAGCACAAGTTATG GAACTGTTCCTAACAGTTGTAGACAATCCATACAGCGCAGCAGAATGGGCACTATCAGAAATGTTGAACCAACCAGAAATGCTTGAAAAAGCAAGAACCGAAATAGATAGTGTTGTTGGCAATAACATCACACTCCTCCAAGAATCTCACATTCCTCAACTCCCTTACATCATTGCTTGTGCAAGAGAAGCTCTTCGCCTCCACCCGGTGACAGCTTTCAATGTCCCACATGTCTCTACTTCTGATTCCACAGTTGCTGGCTACTTCATTCCTAAAGGCAGCAATGTTCTTCTGAGCCGATTCGGGCTCGGTCGAAACCCTACCGTATGGGATCAACCGATGCGCTTCAATCCAGATCGCCATCTTGACGAGAAGCATTGTGACTTGGGGGAGACAGATTTAAGGTTTATTAGCTTCACCACTGGGAGGAGAGGGTGCATTGGAGTGGAGTTGGGTACAAACATGACGGTTATGCTTTTGGGAAGATTATTACAAGGTTTTACATGGAAGATTCCTCATGGGATGGAGAAGATAGATTTGAGTACTGAAGAAGGGAACTCAATGTTTAAGGCTAAGCCATTGTGTGCACATGCAGTCCCTCGTTTGAATCCTTCTCTCTATTTGTCATTAGGGTAA